A genomic window from Actinomycetota bacterium includes:
- a CDS encoding ABC transporter ATP-binding protein, with protein sequence MLEAQGVEIGYESRPVIHNASFKLHEGEVSGVIGPNGTGKTTLLKALSAVLRISVGKVVCGAGTERRDLHSMTRKEVARLVGVVPQLAEYGGAFKVFDVVLMGRYPHLDGFFSFETPEDVRICEASMELVGVGHLRERSMGELSGGERQLVALSRALAQETKILLLDEPTAHLDPKYQMRVLALLRELTRDRQLTSVVVLHDLNLAVRFCDRLLLLNRGSVHAIGTTSEVLTPENIADVFEVDAEVTESADGYPHVLVKGVTDQQV encoded by the coding sequence ATGCTTGAAGCACAGGGCGTCGAAATCGGCTACGAATCGCGACCCGTCATACACAACGCGTCCTTCAAGCTGCATGAAGGCGAAGTCAGCGGGGTGATCGGACCCAACGGAACTGGGAAGACGACACTGCTCAAAGCGCTCAGCGCCGTTCTTCGCATCTCTGTCGGAAAGGTGGTTTGCGGGGCCGGGACCGAGCGTCGCGACTTGCACAGCATGACCAGAAAGGAAGTGGCCAGGCTCGTCGGCGTGGTGCCACAGCTTGCTGAGTATGGGGGTGCCTTCAAGGTCTTCGATGTCGTGCTCATGGGTCGCTATCCGCATCTCGATGGCTTCTTCTCCTTCGAAACGCCGGAAGATGTGAGGATCTGCGAGGCGTCCATGGAGCTCGTGGGCGTCGGCCACCTTCGCGAACGTTCCATGGGAGAGCTCAGTGGTGGCGAAAGGCAGCTGGTGGCTCTTTCGAGAGCGCTGGCTCAAGAAACGAAGATCCTCCTGCTTGACGAACCGACGGCTCATCTCGACCCGAAGTACCAGATGAGGGTGTTGGCTCTCTTGCGGGAGCTGACCCGGGACAGGCAGCTTACCTCTGTTGTTGTCCTTCACGACCTGAACTTGGCAGTCCGCTTCTGCGACCGGCTGCTTCTCTTGAATCGAGGATCGGTTCATGCCATCGGCACCACGTCAGAAGTCCTGACCCCCGAGAACATCGCCGATGTCTTCGAGGTCGATGCGGAAGTGACTGAGAGCGCAGACGGGTATCCGCACGTTCTGGTCAAAGGGGTCACGGACCAGCAGGTCTAG
- a CDS encoding ABC transporter substrate-binding protein: MDTASTEILFACGLGSKVVGRADNLSYPPEALSLPALGSMGTPSLEKMVELKPDLVAISGSTTFRRWVPEAERIGLTVLSYNYPLTVEGIFDMIERVGDMGGAPDSASALVADLRAECTRITNVTNKLSASQKPTVGIVYFGSNKMYTWGDESREGALLRASGGRNVFPGSTPMGTIAPESLVAQNPDIIIGLFTLGTMTEAEAKAATIQKIKTQTGWQTIKAVTQNKVYAIHWQECWAGPRIKLGMGNFFKAIHPELN; this comes from the coding sequence ATGGACACTGCGTCGACCGAGATACTGTTTGCCTGTGGACTTGGGAGCAAAGTAGTAGGCAGGGCCGACAACCTCTCGTATCCTCCTGAAGCGCTCAGTCTTCCGGCCCTCGGCTCAATGGGCACTCCGAGTCTTGAGAAGATGGTCGAACTCAAGCCGGACTTGGTCGCGATCTCAGGCTCGACGACCTTCCGTCGCTGGGTTCCGGAGGCCGAGAGGATCGGGCTCACGGTGCTCTCCTACAACTACCCGCTTACCGTAGAGGGCATCTTCGACATGATTGAACGCGTCGGTGACATGGGCGGCGCTCCTGACAGTGCGAGTGCCTTGGTAGCCGACCTTCGTGCAGAATGCACCAGGATCACCAACGTCACCAACAAGTTGTCGGCCAGTCAGAAGCCCACCGTAGGGATCGTCTACTTCGGCTCAAACAAGATGTACACATGGGGCGATGAGTCCCGCGAAGGAGCTCTGCTGCGAGCCAGCGGTGGTAGAAACGTCTTCCCGGGCTCCACGCCCATGGGCACGATAGCTCCCGAGTCGCTCGTAGCGCAGAACCCCGATATCATCATCGGGCTCTTCACGTTGGGGACCATGACCGAGGCCGAGGCGAAGGCTGCGACCATACAGAAGATCAAGACGCAGACAGGTTGGCAAACCATCAAGGCCGTGACACAGAACAAGGTCTATGCGATCCATTGGCAGGAGTGCTGGGCAGGTCCCAGGATCAAGCTGGGTATGGGCAATTTCTTCAAGGCCATACATCCGGAGCTCAACTAG